The region AGTATCAAgaaaatattatttataaattgattacaaaacaaaaaaaatagaaataaatttGTTTCATACAAGATATTAGTTCGtagaaaaaaaacaaatatgACTAATAAAAATATGATTTAAATATATTTTCGATTTCTCTAAAATAATTTTAATCATATATTATTGATAACTAGAATAgtttattaattaatattttatattaaataaattaataattaattgttttaattaatatattaaaaattaattattttaaattttgaaaaaaattattgAATCTAAATCCAATTTAtaatttgaaaataataaaattatttatGTGAATGCAGTGTTGACTTTTGAAAACACTAAAATTATTACGAAAAACGATATGGAATTCCAGTAGAATTACCTATATAAGCTTTCACctcttttattccttttattcTGTATCTTATGTCTCCGTATTATCCAATCTTTCTGAACTGTTCTGCTTCTCCTTTCTTTTCTCAAATGCAGAGCTTTGGCAAGATCGTCTAGACCATGGCAATACTTAGGATACCATATGGATGTTGTAGAGATAACATGTAGGAGTTTTTTTACATTATTATACTGTAATCAAGGCTCAAGAGTTATAGCTGATTTCTGTTTCAATATGTTAATAAAAAATATAGAAAACTATTAAGAAACAAAGAGGACAATCACTTAAATGGGCACATGTGATGTGGAAATGTTTTTATTAGCTAAGATTAAAGTAAATAGGTATGTGTCCTAAATGTGTTTGGTGTTGTATATTAAGTGTAAAAACAACTTTAAAAATCTTGGAGGGGCGGAAGCTGTCGGAGGCTTTAACCTCCAATCGTCCTTGACGGTAAATCAGAGTGATTTCAACAAAGAAACTCCAATACCAAACATGCACTCAGACTTGACATTTTATGTTTAAAGATTTCATACAAAATTGCTACAATATAGTTATTTGATAAAATTATAAGCACCCGGTAAACATTAATCCAACAAAAGAAACAGACATATAGAACATCTGTCAAGTGATCTGAGTTTAATTTCACAATGCCTTTAGCTCAAAAAACAAACAGAAGCATGTTGTATTCCTCTGAAGTCATGGAAAGCTGGCGGCCACTGAAAACTCAACATGATAGCACACTATCCAAAGCTCCAAATTCAATGAACAAAAGCATGGAAAACAAAACAGGTTAATCAACTAAGTCTACCGGGGGCCAGGATTCGAATCAATTTCTGTCTACCGGAGGTTTTTATTCAAAATACCTCGGTCTTAATTGTATGCATAAGATTTTTATATCTCTTCTCTTTTTCCTTATAATTTTGTAGATACTTCTGGTGACGTGTATTTAATATTTTGATATCTTCTTCAATCATCAGCAGCTTTTGTTTTTTCCCTTCAATCTGAGTCAAGATTTCCATAGCTTCTGGAGAAATGTCCAACTTGTTTGTACAAGGAAAGCATATACAAGGATTCCTACAAAACATAGTAGCAAGATGAGTAATTTCTACTCAAAACCTAGGCATAATACACTTAAACCATCATCAAAGAAATGTGGAAGTATCATCGTTTGTAAAAAGTCAGACATTTAAAAGAATACATACCCATAACCAAGAGAAAGAGTTCCATTTTCTCTTATAATACCACCATCCAATGATACAGCACCCTCTTCTATACAGGGAAGAGCATCCACCATATTCTCTCTAGTTTTATAAACATGGAGCTTCTTGAAAAGGCTAAAGAGCACGGTCTCGCGAAGCCCGTACCCTGAAGTTGTCCTTGTCTGCAGGTGATGGATGTCCAGATCAATCATATTAACTGCATAACCCATAAACCCTGCTGGCATTCTCCCATTTGGCATCTTGGGATCAGGCAAGAATAGCTTCCTCTGAGAGTCATTATCATGCCAGGACCCATTGTGTGGCCTGTCAATTGAATTGTATGGCCTGTCAATGGAAACAATGTCTGCATGATGTCTTCTCtagacaaaaataaaaaatgaaatgcatCTAGCCATAAATCCTTCCTATAATTTTTTCTACAAAAAAATATCTATAAAATTAATCATATTTATATAATAATGAAAATTGTGGTTACGGTGACCCCTGAAGTACTGCATTACCTTATATTTTCAAAGCACATGACAAAAAAACGCTTGCTTATAGCTTTTCCAAGACCAGCTGCTTCAGCATGCAAGGCATGCACAATATCGATTTCTCCATTTTGTTTGTACTTCTCAAGAGAAATTGCAGTATTGAAAGATTTACAAATAACACCCAACATTTGCTCTTCTCCAAGATATTCAGCTAAAATTCTGCAAATAAATTAAGATAAAAACTCACTCAGAAGCACAATAAACCTCAAAAAATGTTTTGTTAGTGAACAAGTGATACAGGGGACATTTCGTTAATGATGGAATATTATGTTCAGTGTAAACAACATTTTTTGAAATTTCCACAATCATCATAATATCATTCCATACAACTACAATCACAATTTAAAACCAATAATTTTATTCCAAGTATTTTATTTTTGGTTGGCAGGGAtgagaaaagagaaaaatatgTCACCTGCTAAGCTCAGGACTCTGAACAGAACCAAGGAGAGCAACAACCCCAATTATATCTTCCAAGAAGTTATTCTGTTGCTTTTGGTGCGTAGTCAAACTGCATAAGACAGAAGCTGCTGAATTTTCCATGCTTTTAATTTTTGTAGTCATTTCCTCTTTGGTGTTGATGAACCCAGAGTCCACATAGTCTAATTGATAATGTTGAACATTATCTGCCAAATTAAAAACATACATAAACATCAAAAGCATCATTTAAGACACTAAGATTGGTCTAATGGTCAATGGCTTGAGTAGTATGCATGAGGTCGTAAGTTCAAACATCATTACCTCCACTGTGCACCCAAAAAACAAAACATGTCATTTATTAGAGTAAACTTTTAAGTATAATTTAATGTGGTAACAGACTAAAACTAGCATTCATAAATGCACAACTATGTCAACAGATAAAATAACATCTCATAAGACAAAAGGACATCAAATGCAAAGATTTCTTTCAATGGACAATACCATACATACTTTTCAGCATCAACATATCTTTCTCAATCCCATCCTTTTGCTTCAAACAATTTTCAAGACGTTCTTCTACTGTTCTAATTTTCTCACCAAGTCGTAAAATCTTTTTAAGTTGCTGCATTAGAAGTACATCAAGACAAAGTCAAGTTGAGGCAAAAATAATAAACCATAGACGGATAAGTTTCTGTAATCACCTAGCACAGTTTCATTGTTGACAATCTCTTAAATGAGAAAGCATTTTAGAAAAACAATAATTTTAATCTCATGCACTCACCTAATAAGTTTTGCTGTTATCATGAATTTTGAAGCATGATAAAACAAAAAGTGCCTTATTCGCATCTAAACCATTTATATTTGAGAACAAAAATCAAACAAAACATAACATATTTCACGTTTGATACCTTGCCATCATTTAGGATAGATATTAAATTGTTTTCACGATTAAGTGGTGTTAGTTCCGGCGGGGTTAAAATATTCTTCTCCGGGAGTTGTGTAGCCTCTTTCACATTGAACATTTTGATAACTTGAACCTGCAGACAAATCCCTCCAATTATAATTCATAACTAGGCcaaaatatatattaaaattaaaaaaaaatatataaccTCTACATCCTGACGTAGCATGGTATATTGTGAGTGAGAAGCTTCAAAACTAAAAGTCCCCTCAATTTCTGGAACACTTATGGATGGGATGGTACAGCGTCCATGCTTGAAAGTGTACCGTATAGATTCCTCTGCATTGAAAAAGTCAGACCTAATTGTAAGCATATGAAACTGGCAATCTTGATCGTCGTGATGAATCTTCGTATCTACTTCTCCATCAATATTGACGATTTCAAATTCAATGTTTTCTAGCTGACCACCAACAGCACAAAAATCAGGCACCTGAAATTGCACACAATACATCAGTTAAAATTTAAGCAAATACACTGTAGTTCAATCATCAACAGAAACAAGCCTTATTCCATTAAGAGTGGTCGGTTAATTGGATCAAACTATGTCATAGTGTTCTATCCAAGACCATGCATCTTTCCAATCCGTTAATCTCGAGATCTTTTTTAATAATTTCTCTTATAATTTTTATATGTCTTCCTCTACCTCTAGTTGTTTGATTCCTCTCCATAACTCTTTTTATAAGAGAACCTACAAATCTTCTCTTTACATGTCAAAACCACCAAAGTCTATTTCCCACCATTTTTCTCGTATAGGTGTTATCCCAACCATGTCTTTAATGTTATCATTTCTAATTTTATCCTGTCTAGTCTTACCACACATTTAACTCAAGTCTTTTACTTTATTCTCGTGTTGATTTTTAACCGTCCGTCATGTACAACAACGTAGGTCTTATCACATTCCAATAAAATTTTCCTTTCAGTTTGATTGCTGCTTTTGTGTCGCATAATAAAATCCACGTGGCCCTCCTCCATTTCAACCACCTAACTTGAATTCGATGATTCACATCCCCTTTTATTTCTCCATAATTGTGTATTACAAACCAAAAATATTTAAACCGCGTGATTTGTGAGATGATATGGTCTTAAACTTTCACCTCTCGGTTAGAAACGCTTCTCCTTTTGTTAACTTACATTCCATATATTGTCTTACTTTTTCTTAGGCAAAAGACATGTGTTTCTAAGTCTAGTTTCAAAGTTTCCAACCTCTCATTTAAATTCTCCTTCAACTTTCCAAGTAGTACTATATCATCTGCAAAAAGCACATATCTCGGTGCTAACACTTAGATGTGTTAACGAGTACATCCATAATTAAAGTAAAAAGGTAGGGGCTTAAGGTTGAACATCGGTGCAATCCTATTGTAATAGAGAAATTGTCCGTCTCTCCACCCTATGCCTGCACACTAGTCGATACCCTTTCATACATATTTTGAATAGCTTGAATATATGCAATCCTAACTCATTTCTTCTCTAGGGTTTTCCATAAAATCTCTCAAGACACTATATCATAAGCCTTCTCTAAGTCAATGAAAATTAAGTACAAGTATTGTGGTTCATTCGATATAGCTCCATCACACGTCGTAGTAGATAGATCGTTTCTATGGTTGACCTTTCAAGCTAAAACTAAATTGATTCTCAATAACTTGAGTCTTTATTCTTAGTCTCCGTTCAATCACTATTTCCCATAACTTTATGGTATGATTCATAAGTTTAATCTTCCTATAATTTGCACAATTTTGCATATCTCCTTTATTCTTATGGATTGGAACTAAAGTGTTTTCTCCATTCATCAAACATTTATTTGACCTCATAATTTAGTTTAAGAGATTGGTTAGCCACTCACTGCCTTAATCTCTAAGAATTGTCCACACTTCAATAGGTATGTTGTTTGTCCCAACCGCCTTACTATTACTCATTCTTTTCAACTCTTCTTCCCGCAATTGAAATATTTTTATTAAACAAATTGTAGAAATGCGTATCAGAAAAAAATAACCTCTGATGCAATTCTCAAGCTTCTTCTCGCAATTGAAAACTCTTGCTTGAAAATacttttattttgaaaaacaacaGATATGGATGCTGCACCATGAACCAAACAAATTAGATAATATGGAAAGAAGATATAAGAACGTTTTAATTTGCAACCATAAAgtaaatttaaataattaactAGTAATGGCACTGTGCCCACAACCTCAAAAAAGTTGCAAGCTACATCAACATAGAACAGTTTGAAGTTTAAAAGTATAAACTAATGGTTACATATATGTAACATCATATTTAATTTAACAACATACCAATTTCTCCGTAACCTGCAGTTAACTTTAGCAGACCGCTAAGATTAATTTTTCCTTCATCATCCACCTGTAGATCAGAGTTTTCATTTAGCATATGAGGGAAAAAAACAGGGAAATAAAAGCTCATGCCTATATTGATATGAGGATATACATACATTTACCTACCTATATGTCTATCCTAGTACAAGCATCCATGCAAAACATTCATCACAGTATACTAGAATAGAGTTTGTAATAAAAAGCATTACCTTGTATGAAGTACTGCAATGATTTAGCATTTCAAATTCAGCCACAACAATATCAACCTCCGTGCCTTCAGGCACATGGTTTCTATATGTATCAAACATCTGGATGAAAGAAATACAAACAAATATGTCACCTAGAAACTTAATCTGATATAATGTTAGAAACACACATATGTGGTTGTGAGTGTATTAGTAATTTTACTTGGTATTAGTTTGTTATTGGCCATTCAACAAGTTAAATAAATATATGAACAATTTCATTAAGATCATCCAAAAAAAATTTAATTGGCCATTCAAGTGAACATTTGTGTAATCGTTAACCCCTGAATACTAGAACTccaaaaaggaaaaaaataaacCCACAAAAAATTTATACCATTTAATCATTGATCGATTTAAAAGGACAAATGTTCCTTAACATAGACCATTCTTATATATATAGATCAACACCATTATCGTGATAAAAGCGAGTGTTCAATAACACCATTTAATCCATATATCATTCATAGTTTAGTTTAGTTTTTCATCAAATCACCATCTACTCATTTGATTGGAATTTGCAAAGTTTTCACAGATCCAACCCAGCATATAAACCTTGAAACATTTGACTTTCCATTGTCTAATCACTTTGTATATTGAAACATTTGCAGAACTCAGAAGCTGTAGCATTGATCTATCATTTTAAACTTTTTCGgacatttttattatttaactTAATTACCAAACACAGCCCTCCCATATAATGTTGCTTTTAGGTCATAGCACCCATAAAAGAATGAACCTCAAACAAATGAATCATACAAAGACAAAATGTACATCAACCAACATATGCAACTTTGAGATACCTCCAACATTAACTCCTTGAAAATGTAACCTGGAAGTAGTTGGTCGTCTCTTATCTCAGGCTTCAGTGTAACATGTTTgggataactaggaaaaactgAGTACAAAACAAATAACAAGCATAAGAATAAACAACGCTGAAAACTAATTTAATTCCTTATGAACAAAAAGACAAATATCAATCAAAAGCACCTCGACACGGAAAGGTTAGTGACAATGGAATTTTTTTTGAAGTAATAATCAAAGTAGTTCTATAGCCGGGCCTTATCTTGTCCAATTCATTACTTGTAACCATTGCATCCTGTATCAATTATTCCAAAACAATGCAATAGTTAATTTATTTCAATCAACAAGACCCAAAAGTACACAACATGCATACCATGATTTTTAAAGTCATTTTATTAGTTGAGAGTCCAATCTTCATTCCATGTACTTCGAAGTACAAGTTCTCAGCTGCCTGAAGTTGGATAGCCACATCTGGAGTTGTTTGAAATGGTGCTCGATTGCCATAGATGTCATAGCATGCAATGGCTAAGGTTGGAAATTTAGAACCAGCCCTGCATAACAAATAATTTATTGACCAATGgcatacaaaagtcaacattCTTAATCAGAAGTAGAAATACAAGTTATAATTAAACACAAAATTCCAACAGTTAAAAAAGATATGTCCGAGAAATaaacaaaaggaaaaaaactGTGAAGGAAAGTCGTGGACAATGAGAAGTTCGTACTTTAGCAATCATACCTTACATCTAGCTCTGGACTTTGGTCATCAGTTAGAAGTTCGTACTTCTCGGCACAATGAGAAGGTTTCCCTGTCACCCTTTTGTCACAACTTTTACTGATTGAGTCCACCTTACAGACAAAATCACCAAGGCACCATGTTACATTGCATGACGCCCAAAAAATAATTTACAAAGGCAAACTACAACTTACAATATAACATGAATACAAAGTTATAGAGAAAAGATGGCTATTGCAAGTAGAATGAAATTAAATTGACTATGTGTATGAAGATTTTGAAAATGTCCTTCAAAATTTAGTTCTTCAATTTCTCATAATTTTTTTCCTTGGGTTGAGTATACGTGGATGAAATTCTCAAGCTATTTGTTAAATATTTAAATGTAAGTTATTTTATTGTTTGAATATAAGAGTACAAGAAACGCTCTGCTcaatattcatttttttattgGATGAAATAGATGTGGATCCCAAACTTTAAAAACATGTTTCATGTAAAATGGTGAGACTAATATAAATTTCAACTAATAAGAAAATGACTGTTAAAATGAGAGTTTCATTCCTCTTAAATATAGATATAAATGAAAGTTTTCTTGGCATATTACTTTCTAATTCTATTTTTTCACTTTCTTTAATCGCAGAGGTATTGCAACCAAATCTGTATCTCACCTCATCATTGAAAGTATAATTAATTGACGAGACAGATATAAAATGGAACTAATAAAATACTTACCACCCCAACTTGCTGTCGTTTATAACGGTTTGGGATCGGCGTGTCAAAACAAGCAGGAGATTTCTGTTGTATCTTATTAAGTTGATTCTCCCATTCAGTACTTCCAACAGCTACAAGCTGTTACGTATTGCTTAGAAGTTAGAAATGTTAAAGTTTTCGACCGTATAAAACAAATATACAACAAAATTTATCCACCTAACCTTTTCTGTGTCGATAACGGTTATAGGTAAAGACAATGAATTACCAACATTCAATGTGGGGTCTTCCTGGTCTTCCTCATTACTGTAGAGAGAACACCCCTTCTCATCAGGGATATCTATTGGCCTTTATATGCAAGCAAATGACAATGAATAGAAACAATTTTAGAGGGTTTATATGATTTTTGAATGGCACAATTTTGCAAAAGTATGTACAACGAACCTGCATATAATCCGAGCTTCTCCTATTAACAAAAAAAACATTGAAAGTGGTCACTTGACAGAATAAGCTTATCTCACTGGTCAGAAAAGCTTATACATATCACATTTTAACAAAGTTATTCCCTTTTTCTATATTTAAACAAGCACACGTTGACTTTACAGTTAAATTTAAAAGCAATAAGATAAACATAATATATTCTATAATTTAGATTGTTTTAATACATTTCGTTCAATGCTCAACTTTTCATTAACCTTGAATTTGGGAGATATGAGATGGAACAGCCATTACTACATTCTATTTCATTCTATATTATTAAAACAAATAGGAAAGGTTAATGCTTTACTTTATGTGCTACATTTAGGAATCTTACCACCCGGGTCTCCTTCAAATCCTTCAAGCAAAAAGTACTCTATGGTTGCATAAACATTGTTGGAAATCCCAGGACATGCTCCTTTTAACACTTTAATTCTCTGTCCATTACTCCATGATTTTTCCTTTCTTTTCAGAATCCGGTGAACTCTAACGACTTCATATTAGCAAGAAAAATAGAATCACAAAATGGAATATTCAATTTAGTCCAATAGCAGCAAATATATACATATTTACTACATGAGACTAGTCTAGAGCAACAGTTCAAATATCCATTTCATAAATTCGCTTATCAGAGGATTAGCAAAGTTCATTTATTCCTTTGTTAGTATACATGAGCATTTTCTGCAAAACACTGTGATTTGAACTGCCACAAGCAACAATCACAAATAGAAGCAATTGCCATCAAATTTTAGTAAGTCATACCCTCTTTAGAAATGCCAAGTGCTTTCTTGTTTGGTGGACTGACAATTATAACCGGGTTATCCTCTGCGGTGGCATCAGCTTCTTCATCATAttgattgtgcatttttatcatccaCTCCTGGTACTCCTTTTCGAGCTGCGCAGGAGTTAACATTTTTGTATCCATGCTAATTTCAACAGAAACAGCTGCTGATTGTAAATAACAGATAAGTTTAGTACTTTTGAGTATTTAATAAGCAGAAAAAACCGGTCATGAGAATTTAACTTGAAACAGTGTGATGAGAATTTAGAAGCAGAAAATACCGGTCTCTTTGTCAGAAATTTTACTTCCCAGGTTCTTCAAGGCAACGGTGAAATGATTGTGGTGAGCTAAATCTGTCTGAAAAGGCATTATTCTTTTGATTATCCTTAAATTAAGAAAAAATTAAAAGACAACAATATCATTTTGTATATTAGTCCATCATACTAGACAAATAGCAGACTCATTAGATTTATATCCAGTTATACATGTATACACAAATATGAAAAAGCACGGGCACTTGTATTTTCTTGGAAGGATTAATGGAACATACATGATGCATCTTTATATGTGCACCACATAATATGTAATTGTAGCCAATATGATTTTTTAAGCATGTAAATTATCACGGTCACAGTAGCGAAGGGCGCACaatttatttacaaatatttttaaCTATTGCAAGCCTAACCTTTGACTGGGTTGGCTTAAAACCAGCATCAGTTTCTGCAAATTAGAAAGTCGGACTTAGATGACCAACAAGAGAATCATAAAAAATATGAGAATGTAAGGTAACATATGGTTACTACATACCAACAAAGCATTTAACCCTCAGAGAACATCTCTTCAATATGCTTCCTCTACTGCTACTTACTCTTTTGTTCCTAAAGTCCATAAAAGGAAGGAAAGTCTGGCCAAAAAGAACTGTAACTGATTAGCAACCtctaaaagatgattttccacCAATTAGGCATAAATAACTAAAAAGTCAATCGACTTTAAAACAAACTAATAGGTTAATTGAAAGAAATATGGCTGGAAATTTTAGAATTCATGACTGATTTTTATGTTGATAAAAATAAAACTACATTAAAGAACATGCTTATGAGTTTTCTatcaaaaatatatttatattattcATTAACCATTTAAAAAATAATGTTACCCAACAAGTTCAGAAAAAAGGTTTAAAACTTACCAACAAGTTTTCAATAAATTATCAACAAATTCAGAAAAAAGGTATAAAATTTACCCAACGAGCATCTGGAAGGAGACGACCAAGCCGCCTAATGGAGACCCGGCTAAAATCTTGGAAGTTTTCTCTTATAATATAACCATCGGCCGTTAATTTTTCCAAAACCCTCTCAATACTCTCCTTTCCCTGCAATAATGTAAGGATTCATTTGATTTGTTTTGATTATGAGATCCAAGATAGACGAAATCCAATACTACAGGCTATTTATTTTTGTTACCTTTGTGAAAGGGAAATATACAAATCTAAGGCGTGCATTTGCTTCATGGAATCCTCTTGTGCCTAAAATATGGTTATTCAATTAGAACTCAACACCCACATTTCTTTACAGTTAATCAGGTGAAATGGTTAAGCAGTATAATGTTAGACATACtgattaaaaaaatcatttaGCTTATCTCAAACTAAACATTGCTAGATAGAATTATAATTCATGAACATACCATCGTGGTCATCTTTAATTGACAGGCGAAGCTGCAGAACAAATTCAGGACCATTACAAGAATGCAAATTGGTAGTTGCGACCTCCCCACCCTGAATCTCTGTCAGATCAACACCATTGACCTACAAAAGAACCAAACTTGTTACAATCTTGTATATGCAGTTATGTGACATCAAGTAACCCTTTCATGGAACACAAATTacatttttcttcaaaatattGAAAGTGACAACTATAAAATTTACAGCAGTGCAAAGCAAGGAGTCTGTGGCCAGCCACCAAAAGAACAAGAGAATCCGCCATCAAGATTCAGATTTCAAGTACATGTCTTGTTTATTTGTTTCCCAATATAATCTACTAAGCAAAAAAAATCAAACCAAAGTGTACAAACCAACGATACTTGCCTAGAAGAAGTTTCCGCAATACCTGAGCTGTAACACTAATGCCAACCGGCAATGATTAAACTAACTAAACATGTATAACAGAATTACATTATACAATTATCTTTGAAGAGTTGAGTGTAGTTCCTAGTTCTAGCATTCATTGAGTACTTGACACAAATATGCTACCAGATTAATCCATAATAGTATCAATAAGCTAAGTGAAGGTAATGCTGGAGCAAGAACCTGAAACTCAATTGGTGTGATAGTCTTCCCTCTGGCAGACAAGTCATCATTCTGTATGAATGAAACAAATTAAAAGGCATATTTTCAAGGCAATGACAAAAATATTTAGCCAAGGAACAATAATGTTTCAGAGGTTTGTGACCAACTTTCTGTTGCATAAAAACTGAATGTACTAAGATTTAGAACATTATGGTGGATTGCTGTGATAGTTCCCTCCTCATAAGTTATGACTTATTATGGAATCTCTTAAGTGGGGCTTCATCATTTACAGGGAAATGTTTG is a window of Lathyrus oleraceus cultivar Zhongwan6 chromosome 6, CAAS_Psat_ZW6_1.0, whole genome shotgun sequence DNA encoding:
- the LOC127092098 gene encoding structural maintenance of chromosomes flexible hinge domain-containing protein GMI1 isoform X6, whose amino-acid sequence is MERALVVANPKKRKLMISDEDDDDIGIRRREFRFKVLLPNGTSVELTVWSVETEMHFEDFVGLVREKYLELRKKCEWMKKKRDINWKGSGLYLEDAGDNKIRNVIEFKNFMPRKCHILRLNDGSSDVAQTFENMWDLTPDTDLLLELPDEYNFEAAIADLIDNALQAVWFNGKNNRKLVRVNVTDDKISIFDNGSGMDDSDENSLVKWGKMGASVHRLSKPMAIGGKPPYLRPYFGMFGYGGPVASMHLGRRTRVSSKTKHVKKVYMLLLQREALLSRSNSEVTWKTNGGIREILKDEISNSDGSFTKVDIYEPKVKGVDINKLQCRLKDIYFPYIQVNGVDLTEIQGGEVATTNLHSCNGPEFVLQLRLSIKDDHDGTRGFHEANARLRFVYFPFTKGKESIERVLEKLTADGYIIRENFQDFSRVSIRRLGRLLPDARWTFLPFMDFRNKRVSSSRGSILKRCSLRVKCFVETDAGFKPTQSKTDLAHHNHFTVALKNLGSKISDKETAAVSVEISMDTKMLTPAQLEKEYQEWMIKMHNQYDEEADATAEDNPVIIVSPPNKKALGISKEVVRVHRILKRKEKSWSNGQRIKVLKGACPGISNNVYATIEYFLLEGFEGDPGGEARIICRPIDIPDEKGCSLYSNEEDQEDPTLNVGNSLSLPITVIDTEKLVAVGSTEWENQLNKIQQKSPACFDTPIPNRYKRQQVGVVDSISKSCDKRVTGKPSHCAEKYELLTDDQSPELDVRAGSKFPTLAIACYDIYGNRAPFQTTPDVAIQLQAAENLYFEVHGMKIGLSTNKMTLKIMDAMVTSNELDKIRPGYRTTLIITSKKIPLSLTFPCRVFPSYPKHVTLKPEIRDDQLLPGYIFKELMLEMFDTYRNHVPEGTEVDIVVAEFEMLNHCSTSYKVDDEGKINLSGLLKLTAGYGEIASISVVFQNKSIFKQEFSIARRSLRIASEVPDFCAVGGQLENIEFEIVNIDGEVDTKIHHDDQDCQFHMLTIRSDFFNAEESIRYTFKHGRCTIPSISVPEIEGTFSFEASHSQYTMLRQDVEVQVIKMFNVKEATQLPEKNILTPPELTPLNRENNLISILNDGKQLKKILRLGEKIRTVEERLENCLKQKDGIEKDMLMLKSMYDNVQHYQLDYVDSGFINTKEEMTTKIKSMENSAASVLCSLTTHQKQQNNFLEDIIGVVALLGSVQSPELSRILAEYLGEEQMLGVICKSFNTAISLEKYKQNGEIDIVHALHAEAAGLGKAISKRFFVMCFENIRPYNSIDRPHNGSWHDNDSQRKLFLPDPKMPNGRMPAGFMGYAVNMIDLDIHHLQTRTTSGYGLRETVLFSLFKKLHVYKTRENMVDALPCIEEGAVSLDGGIIRENGTLSLGYGNPCICFPCTNKLDISPEAMEILTQIEGKKQKLLMIEEDIKILNTRHQKYLQNYKEKEKRYKNLMHTIKTEVF
- the LOC127092098 gene encoding structural maintenance of chromosomes flexible hinge domain-containing protein GMI1 isoform X2; translated protein: MERALVVANPKKRKLMISDEDDDDIGIRRREFRFKVLLPNGTSVELTVWSVETEMHFEDFVGLVREKYLELRKKCEWMKKKRDINWKGSGLYLEDAGDNKIRNVIEFKNFMPRKCHILRLNDGSSDVAQTFENMWDLTPDTDLLLELPDEYNFEAAIADLIDNALQAVWFNGKNNRKLVRVNVTDDKISIFDNGSGMDDSDENSLVKWGKMGASVHRLSKPMAIGGKPPYLRPYFGMFGYGGPVASMHLGRRTRVSSKTKHVKKVYMLLLQREALLSRSNSEVTWKTNGGIREILKDEISNSDGSFTKVDIYEPKVKGVDINKLQCRLKDIYFPYIQNDDLSARGKTITPIEFQVNGVDLTEIQGGEVATTNLHSCNGPEFVLQLRLSIKDDHDGTRGFHEANARLRFVYFPFTKGKESIERVLEKLTADGYIIRENFQDFSRVSIRRLGRLLPDARWTFLPFMDFRNKRVSSSRGSILKRCSLRVKCFVETDAGFKPTQSKTDLAHHNHFTVALKNLGSKISDKETAVSVEISMDTKMLTPAQLEKEYQEWMIKMHNQYDEEADATAEDNPVIIVSPPNKKALGISKEVVRVHRILKRKEKSWSNGQRIKVLKGACPGISNNVYATIEYFLLEGFEGDPGGEARIICRPIDIPDEKGCSLYSNEEDQEDPTLNVGNSLSLPITVIDTEKLVAVGSTEWENQLNKIQQKSPACFDTPIPNRYKRQQVGVVDSISKSCDKRVTGKPSHCAEKYELLTDDQSPELDVRAGSKFPTLAIACYDIYGNRAPFQTTPDVAIQLQAAENLYFEVHGMKIGLSTNKMTLKIMDAMVTSNELDKIRPGYRTTLIITSKKIPLSLTFPCRVFPSYPKHVTLKPEIRDDQLLPGYIFKELMLEMFDTYRNHVPEGTEVDIVVAEFEMLNHCSTSYKVDDEGKINLSGLLKLTAGYGEIASISVVFQNKSIFKQEFSIARRSLRIASEVPDFCAVGGQLENIEFEIVNIDGEVDTKIHHDDQDCQFHMLTIRSDFFNAEESIRYTFKHGRCTIPSISVPEIEGTFSFEASHSQYTMLRQDVEVQVIKMFNVKEATQLPEKNILTPPELTPLNRENNLISILNDGKQLKKILRLGEKIRTVEERLENCLKQKDGIEKDMLMLKSMYDNVQHYQLDYVDSGFINTKEEMTTKIKSMENSAASVLCSLTTHQKQQNNFLEDIIGVVALLGSVQSPELSRILAEYLGEEQMLGVICKSFNTAISLEKYKQNGEIDIVHALHAEAAGLGKAISKRFFVMCFENIRPYNSIDRPHNGSWHDNDSQRKLFLPDPKMPNGRMPAGFMGYAVNMIDLDIHHLQTRTTSGYGLRETVLFSLFKKLHVYKTRENMVDALPCIEEGAVSLDGGIIRENGTLSLGYGNPCICFPCTNKLDISPEAMEILTQIEGKKQKLLMIEEDIKILNTRHQKYLQNYKEKEKRYKNLMHTIKTEVF